In Mycteria americana isolate JAX WOST 10 ecotype Jacksonville Zoo and Gardens chromosome 3, USCA_MyAme_1.0, whole genome shotgun sequence, a single genomic region encodes these proteins:
- the PAQR8 gene encoding membrane progestin receptor beta isoform X3, with protein sequence MTAILERISTLSLSGQHLSRLPRLLEDGFPKMPCTVKECEVPQLFREPYIHTGYRPTGQDWRYYFLSLFQKHNEVVNVWTHLLAALAVLLRFKTFVEAEQLPVDAWSLPLLIFVLSSVTYLTCSLLAHLLQSKSELYHYTFYFVDYVGVSIYQYGSALAHFYYSSDQAWYDKFWLFFLPAAAFCGWLSCAGCCYAKYRYRRPYPIMRKMCQVIPAGLAFILDISPVAHRVVVCHLGGCEEDAAWYHTYQILFFLISAYFFSCPVPEKYFPGSCDIIGHAHQIFHTFLAICTLSQMEAILLDYKNRQEIFLKRHGPFSIYLSCISFFGLVACSAITAYILRCRIKASLAKKDS encoded by the coding sequence ATGACAGCCATCCTGGAGCGGATCAGCACACTGTCCCTCAGTGGGCAGCATCTCAGCCGtctccccaggctgctggaggaTGGCTTCCCCAAGATGCCTTGCACGGTGAAAGAGTGTGAGGTGCCGCAGCTCTTCCGTGAGCCGTACATCCACACCGGGTACCGTCCCACTGGCCAGGACTGGCGGTACTACTTCCTTAGCCTCTTCCAGAAGCACAATGAGGTGGTCAACGTGTGGACTCATCTTCTGGCAGCACTGGCTGTGCTGCTGAGATTCAAGACGTTTGTGGAGGCTGAGCAGTTACCTGTGGACGCGTGGTCCTTGCCTTTGCTCATATTTGTCCTCTCCTCTGTCACCTACCTGACCTGCAGCCTCTTGGCCCACCTACTGCAGTCCAAATCGGAGCTGTACCACTACACCTTCTACTTTGTGGACTACGTCGGAGTCAGCATCTACCAGTATGGTAGTGCCCTGGCCCATTTCTACTACAGCTCCGACCAAGCCTGGTATGACAAGTTCTGGCTTTTcttcctgccagcagctgctttcTGTGGCTGGCTGTCCTGTGCCGGCTGCTGCTATGCGAAATATCGGTACCGACGGCCTTACCCCATCATGAGGAAGATGTGCCAGGTGATCCCAGCCGGGCTGGCGTTCATCTTGGATATCAGTCCTGTCGCTCACCGGGTGGTTGTGTGTCACCTGGGGGGCTGTGAGGAAGATGCTGCTTGGTACCACACGTACCAGATACTGTTTTTCCTTATCAGTGCTTATTTCTTCTCCTGCCCAGTCCCTGAGAAGTACTTCCCTGGCTCCTGTGATATCATTGGCCATGCCCACCAGATCTTCCACACCTTCCTGGCCATCTGCACCCTATCACAGATGGAGGCCATTTTATTGGATTACAAGAACAGGCAGGAGATTTTCCTGAAGAGGCATGGGCCTTTCTCCATCTATCTCTCCTGCATCTCTTTTTTTGGCCTGGTGGCTTGTAGTGCCATCACAGCTTACATTCTGCGATGCAGGATCAAGGCCAGCCTGGCTAAAAAGGACTCCTGA
- the PAQR8 gene encoding membrane progestin receptor beta isoform X2 → MRDFLPPPPHPHSRGPSSRGRCCSQGTKTTFPSARLAAAARSEMTAILERISTLSLSGQHLSRLPRLLEDGFPKMPCTVKECEVPQLFREPYIHTGYRPTGQDWRYYFLSLFQKHNEVVNVWTHLLAALAVLLRFKTFVEAEQLPVDAWSLPLLIFVLSSVTYLTCSLLAHLLQSKSELYHYTFYFVDYVGVSIYQYGSALAHFYYSSDQAWYDKFWLFFLPAAAFCGWLSCAGCCYAKYRYRRPYPIMRKMCQVIPAGLAFILDISPVAHRVVVCHLGGCEEDAAWYHTYQILFFLISAYFFSCPVPEKYFPGSCDIIGHAHQIFHTFLAICTLSQMEAILLDYKNRQEIFLKRHGPFSIYLSCISFFGLVACSAITAYILRCRIKASLAKKDS, encoded by the exons ATGCGtgattttctcccccccccccctcacccccacagCCGAGGCCCGTCGAGCCGGGGTCGGTGCTGCAGCCAG GGCACGAAGACGACGTTCCCCAGCGCCAGGCTCGCGGCCGCCGCACGCAGCGAGATGACAGCCATCCTGGAGCGGATCAGCACACTGTCCCTCAGTGGGCAGCATCTCAGCCGtctccccaggctgctggaggaTGGCTTCCCCAAGATGCCTTGCACGGTGAAAGAGTGTGAGGTGCCGCAGCTCTTCCGTGAGCCGTACATCCACACCGGGTACCGTCCCACTGGCCAGGACTGGCGGTACTACTTCCTTAGCCTCTTCCAGAAGCACAATGAGGTGGTCAACGTGTGGACTCATCTTCTGGCAGCACTGGCTGTGCTGCTGAGATTCAAGACGTTTGTGGAGGCTGAGCAGTTACCTGTGGACGCGTGGTCCTTGCCTTTGCTCATATTTGTCCTCTCCTCTGTCACCTACCTGACCTGCAGCCTCTTGGCCCACCTACTGCAGTCCAAATCGGAGCTGTACCACTACACCTTCTACTTTGTGGACTACGTCGGAGTCAGCATCTACCAGTATGGTAGTGCCCTGGCCCATTTCTACTACAGCTCCGACCAAGCCTGGTATGACAAGTTCTGGCTTTTcttcctgccagcagctgctttcTGTGGCTGGCTGTCCTGTGCCGGCTGCTGCTATGCGAAATATCGGTACCGACGGCCTTACCCCATCATGAGGAAGATGTGCCAGGTGATCCCAGCCGGGCTGGCGTTCATCTTGGATATCAGTCCTGTCGCTCACCGGGTGGTTGTGTGTCACCTGGGGGGCTGTGAGGAAGATGCTGCTTGGTACCACACGTACCAGATACTGTTTTTCCTTATCAGTGCTTATTTCTTCTCCTGCCCAGTCCCTGAGAAGTACTTCCCTGGCTCCTGTGATATCATTGGCCATGCCCACCAGATCTTCCACACCTTCCTGGCCATCTGCACCCTATCACAGATGGAGGCCATTTTATTGGATTACAAGAACAGGCAGGAGATTTTCCTGAAGAGGCATGGGCCTTTCTCCATCTATCTCTCCTGCATCTCTTTTTTTGGCCTGGTGGCTTGTAGTGCCATCACAGCTTACATTCTGCGATGCAGGATCAAGGCCAGCCTGGCTAAAAAGGACTCCTGA
- the PAQR8 gene encoding membrane progestin receptor beta isoform X1, whose protein sequence is MRDFLPPPPHPHSRGPSSRGRCCSQQGTKTTFPSARLAAAARSEMTAILERISTLSLSGQHLSRLPRLLEDGFPKMPCTVKECEVPQLFREPYIHTGYRPTGQDWRYYFLSLFQKHNEVVNVWTHLLAALAVLLRFKTFVEAEQLPVDAWSLPLLIFVLSSVTYLTCSLLAHLLQSKSELYHYTFYFVDYVGVSIYQYGSALAHFYYSSDQAWYDKFWLFFLPAAAFCGWLSCAGCCYAKYRYRRPYPIMRKMCQVIPAGLAFILDISPVAHRVVVCHLGGCEEDAAWYHTYQILFFLISAYFFSCPVPEKYFPGSCDIIGHAHQIFHTFLAICTLSQMEAILLDYKNRQEIFLKRHGPFSIYLSCISFFGLVACSAITAYILRCRIKASLAKKDS, encoded by the exons ATGCGtgattttctcccccccccccctcacccccacagCCGAGGCCCGTCGAGCCGGGGTCGGTGCTGCAGCCAG CAGGGCACGAAGACGACGTTCCCCAGCGCCAGGCTCGCGGCCGCCGCACGCAGCGAGATGACAGCCATCCTGGAGCGGATCAGCACACTGTCCCTCAGTGGGCAGCATCTCAGCCGtctccccaggctgctggaggaTGGCTTCCCCAAGATGCCTTGCACGGTGAAAGAGTGTGAGGTGCCGCAGCTCTTCCGTGAGCCGTACATCCACACCGGGTACCGTCCCACTGGCCAGGACTGGCGGTACTACTTCCTTAGCCTCTTCCAGAAGCACAATGAGGTGGTCAACGTGTGGACTCATCTTCTGGCAGCACTGGCTGTGCTGCTGAGATTCAAGACGTTTGTGGAGGCTGAGCAGTTACCTGTGGACGCGTGGTCCTTGCCTTTGCTCATATTTGTCCTCTCCTCTGTCACCTACCTGACCTGCAGCCTCTTGGCCCACCTACTGCAGTCCAAATCGGAGCTGTACCACTACACCTTCTACTTTGTGGACTACGTCGGAGTCAGCATCTACCAGTATGGTAGTGCCCTGGCCCATTTCTACTACAGCTCCGACCAAGCCTGGTATGACAAGTTCTGGCTTTTcttcctgccagcagctgctttcTGTGGCTGGCTGTCCTGTGCCGGCTGCTGCTATGCGAAATATCGGTACCGACGGCCTTACCCCATCATGAGGAAGATGTGCCAGGTGATCCCAGCCGGGCTGGCGTTCATCTTGGATATCAGTCCTGTCGCTCACCGGGTGGTTGTGTGTCACCTGGGGGGCTGTGAGGAAGATGCTGCTTGGTACCACACGTACCAGATACTGTTTTTCCTTATCAGTGCTTATTTCTTCTCCTGCCCAGTCCCTGAGAAGTACTTCCCTGGCTCCTGTGATATCATTGGCCATGCCCACCAGATCTTCCACACCTTCCTGGCCATCTGCACCCTATCACAGATGGAGGCCATTTTATTGGATTACAAGAACAGGCAGGAGATTTTCCTGAAGAGGCATGGGCCTTTCTCCATCTATCTCTCCTGCATCTCTTTTTTTGGCCTGGTGGCTTGTAGTGCCATCACAGCTTACATTCTGCGATGCAGGATCAAGGCCAGCCTGGCTAAAAAGGACTCCTGA